GTTGCATTAAATCTTTATCTGAAGAAACGATAGTAACTTTAAAATCTTCTTTTTCAGCATTTTTTGCAAGTGTTGCTATAATATCATCTGCTTCATAACCGTGTAATTCCAGGCTTGGTATATTAAAAGCTTGAGCAGCTTGCCTTACTAATGGAAATTGTTTTATTAAATCTTCCGGAACATCAGGACGATGAGCTTTATAACTTGGATATAATTCGTGCCTAAAATTTTTTCCTCCACTGTCAAAAACAACTGCTATATGCGAACAATGTGTGTCACTAATAAGCTTCATTAACATTTGAGTAAAACCGAATACCGCACCTACTACTAAACCATCTTTTCTTGAAAGAGGAGGAAGAGAATGGAATGCTCTAAATACGAAGCCATAACCATCAATTAACACGAGATGATTCATAAAAACTTACCAAGTTATTGATTTGAAAATATTTTTAATTTTATAACTTCGCAGTCTATATAATTTTTATTAAATAAGAAATAAAATATTGCTTCATTTCTGTATATAGTATAAGTTGATTCACACTTTATTAATTTATAAATAAGATTTTGCTTTTATGGAGAAATTATAAATGGCTATTGAAAGAACTTTATCAATTATTAAACCTGATGCAACTAAAAGAAATTTAACTGGGAAAATTAACCAAGTTTTTGAAAGTAATGGTTTAAAAATAGTTGCTCAAAAACGTATTACTTTAAGTAAGAAAGTAGCAGAAGGTTTTTATGCTGAACATAAAGCCAGACCATTTTTTAATGATTTGGTAAATTTTATGATTTCAGGACCTGTAGTACTTCAAGTTCTTGAAGGTGAAAATGCAGTTGCATTAAATAGAAAATTAATGGGTGCTACTAACCCTGCACAGGCAGAAGAAGGTACAATTCGTAAACTTTTTGCTGAAAGTATCGAGGCAAATTCTGTACATGGTTCTGATGCTTTAGAATCAGCTAAA
The sequence above is a segment of the Sphingobacteriia bacterium genome. Coding sequences within it:
- the ndk gene encoding nucleoside-diphosphate kinase produces the protein MAIERTLSIIKPDATKRNLTGKINQVFESNGLKIVAQKRITLSKKVAEGFYAEHKARPFFNDLVNFMISGPVVLQVLEGENAVALNRKLMGATNPAQAEEGTIRKLFAESIEANSVHGSDALESAKREISYFFAEIEIDN